The following are from one region of the Acidobacteriota bacterium genome:
- a CDS encoding ribosome maturation factor RimP: protein MKVDPRIREIVERVTARENIELVHVELSGGRNPILRILIDKPGGVTIDDCAHISERVSLILDVEDPIPGQYMLEVASPGLDRGLYKESDYERFAGLPAHVKLSEAINGQRNFHGKLIGLDREGETAAILEEASGTIRRLPLAKIVKANVEIEP from the coding sequence TTGAAGGTTGATCCGCGCATACGCGAGATCGTCGAGAGGGTCACTGCGCGCGAAAATATCGAGCTTGTTCACGTCGAATTATCTGGTGGGCGGAATCCGATCTTAAGAATCTTGATTGACAAGCCTGGCGGCGTAACGATTGACGATTGCGCGCATATCAGCGAAAGAGTCAGCCTGATACTGGACGTGGAGGATCCAATTCCCGGTCAGTACATGCTAGAAGTCGCTTCTCCTGGGCTTGATCGTGGTCTGTACAAGGAATCTGACTACGAACGTTTTGCCGGGCTTCCTGCACACGTGAAGCTATCAGAAGCTATTAACGGTCAACGAAATTTTCACGGAAAACTCATTGGGCTTGATCGAGAAGGTGAAACGGCGGCCATTCTTGAAGAAGCTTCAGGAACGATTCGTCGCTTACCACTCGCTAAAATTGTCAAGGCCAATGTAGAAATTGAACCATAA